In the genome of Oxobacter pfennigii, the window CACGGAAAAGCTTTCCGCACTGATAAATGACGAGATTAAAAAGATAAAGCTTAACACCAGAACCCCTTTGATAGTTGAAATACCTGACAGGCACGGTACAAAGAGGGCAAAGGATTCTATTACAAGGCATGTGAAGGAATCCATAGGCCTTAAGATTTGAGGTGATTCTTATGACGACTGTGGAAGACAAATTAAAATTGTTTGCTAAAATCATATTTGAAAAAGTGGAAAAGGAATCCGCACTAAGAGTGACGGAATCGACAAAAGAATACGATTTAAAACTTGAACAAGAAAAACAGAATATTTTAAAGGAATCGGATATGCTCATAACCCAGTTAAAAAAGAGAGCTGAAACCAAGAAGAATCAGATAATCAGCAAGGCTAACATCGAAATGCAGCATGAGCTTTTAAAAAAGCGAAAAGAGCTCTATGACCGGGTGGTGGAGGACATAAAAATACTGGCCGATAAATTTACTAAGTCAGCCGAATATCCGGATTTTCTTGAAAAATCCATAAAAAACTGCCTATCACAAATAGATGCAGAGGAGATTACCATTGTTTTCAGCCAATACGATCTGGAAAATAATATGGACTTGATAAATAAGGCAGTAAAGCGATACAAAAATTTAGGAATGACAGCAGTCATAGAAGCAACCAACAAGGCAATTATAGGAGGCTGCATCTGCGAGGATAGAAGCAGGACAAAAAGGGTGGATTGTTCCATGCTGTCCATAATTGAAGATAACAGAACAGTTATCGGAAAAGCGCTGGTTGATAATTTAAATTAGTTGTAATTGGGGATATACCTCTGGCTACCGAGGGGAATTTAAGCTGGGGACATTTTCCCCGACTACCCTAGATTATTATTCAAAAAGAGGGGAAGTGCCCCTTAAGTTGGGGACATACCTCTAACTACATAAGGGGAATACTCAAAAAGAAGAGGTGTGTCCACTTTTAAGTTGGGGACATTTTCCCCGACTACCCTAGATTCATTATTCAAAAAGAGGGGAAGTGTCCCCTTACATTAGGCGGTGATTTAAATGGAAGAAGTAATAGGCGTAGTATCATATATAAACGGGCCGGTAATAAAGGCTAAAAACATGTCGGCTTTTAAAATGAGAGAAATGGTCATGGTAGGGAAAAATAAGCTCATAGGCGAGATAATTTCCCTAGACGGAGACGATGCAACAGTCCAGGTCTATGAAGAGACCAGCGGCCTTAAGGTGGGAGAAGAGATTGTTTCAACCTTAAAGCCTTTGTCCTTGAAGTTAGGACCCGGTATAATAGGCAGTATTTTTGACGGTATAGAGAGACCCTTGGAAAAAATCAACGGAATAATGGAAGGCTTTATTCCCGAAGGAATAGGCCTTATTTCTATAGACACTGAAAAGCTTTGGGAAGTAACCTTGAATATAAAAAAAGGAGACTTTTTAATGCAGGGAATGATTTATGGAGAGGTAAATGAGACTCCCTTAGTCATTCACAGATTAATGGTGCCTCCAGGTGTTTCAGGAACGGTTATGGATTTAAAAGAAAAAGGAAAATACAATATTGAAACCCCCCTCGTAAAATTGGAAACAGGTATGGGGGAGACAGTTGAATTAAAAATGTATCAGGAATGGCCTGTAAGAAGCCCTCGTCCCATACAATCAAGAAAGCCCATAGAAAAGCCCCTTATAACAGGACAAAGGGTTTTAGATACCTTCTTTCCCTTGGCAAAGGGAGGAACGGCAGCCATACCCGGAGGCTTCGGAACAGGAAAAACCATGACGCAGCATCAGCTGGCAAAATGGTCCGATGCCGATATAATAGTATACATCGGCTGCGGAGAGCGCGGAAACGAAATGACAGAAGTTCTTGAAGACTTCCCGAAACTGGTGGATCCAAAATCGGGGCGGCCTTTAATGGACAGGACTGTTTTAATTGCAAACACTTCCAACATGCCTGTTGCGGCAAGGGAAGCATCCATTTATACCGGCATCACCATAGCCGAATATTACAGGGATATGGGATACCATGTGGCTATAATGGCAGATTCCACATCAAGATGGGCGGAAGCCTTAAGGGAAATTTCAGGAAGGCTGGAAGAAATGCCGGCGGAAGAAGGATACCCTGCCTATCTTCCCTCTAGATTGGCGGAATTCTACGAGAGAGCAGGTTATGTAACCAATTTAAACGGCCTGGAAGGCTCCGTAACCATTATAGGTGCCGTATCGCCGGCCGGAGGAGACTTTTCTGAACCTGTCACCGAAAACACAAAGAGGTTTGTAAGCTCCTTTTTAGGCTTGGATAAAAAACTTGCTTATGCCAGGCATTATCCCGCCATTAACTGGCTATCAAGCTACAGCGGGTATATAACCATATTATCTGACTGGTACGGCGAAAATATTGCTCCTGATATGCTGGAGCTCCGGGCCAAAATGCTAAAAATACTCTTTGAAGAAAACAAGCTTCAGGAGATAGTGAAGCTTGTGGGCGAAGATGTTCTGCCGGATGATCAGAGGCTTATACTTGAAATATCCAAGATTTTAAAGGTAGGATTTTTACAGCAAAATGCCTTTCATAAGGATGATACCTACGTACCCCTTATGAAGCAATATCTAATGCTTAAAACCATTGACCTTCTTTATGAAAGAGGAAATGGAGCTGTAAAATTAGGCGTACCTATTTCGGTAGTTAAAAACGACAGCTTATACAGCGATATTATAAAGATTAAATACAGCATACCCAATGACCAACTGGATATGTTTGACGGTGTTTCAAGGCAGATAAAGGATTTCTACGACAGTCTTGAATCACAATATTCTTAGGAGAAGGTGACTTAAATGAAAAGCGAATATTTGCTTTTGGATAAAGTTGAGGGACCTCTTATAGTATTGTCGGGAGTTAAAAATGCGGCATATGATGAAATAGTAGAGATAAACACCAACGGTAAAAAGAGAAAAGGAAAGGTAGTCCAGCTTCATGATGATAAGGTAATTATACAGGTATTTGAAAATACCACGGGTATTTCAACTCATAATTCCAGCGTCAATTTTACCGGAAGGCTTCTTGAAATTCCCTTGTCCAAGGATATACTGGGGAGGATATTCAACGGTATAGGAGAGCCCATGGACAATGCAGGAGAAATTTTCAGCGAAAAATACTATAACATAAACGGAAGGCCCATAAATCCCGTAGCAAGGCAATACCCCAGAAATTATATACAGACAGGAATTTCTTCCATTGACAGCTTAACCACTTTAATAAGGGGTCAAAAGCTTCCCATTTTTTCAGGAAACGGTATGCCCCACAATGAGCTGGCAGCTCAGATTATAAGGCAGGCAAAGCTTTCTGAGGATTCAAACGAGGAATTTGCCATAGTCTTTGCCGCCATGGGCGTAAAGCATGACGATGCAGACTTCTTTATAAATAGCTTTGAACAGGCAGGGGTATTAAATAAGGTGGCAATGTATATAAATTTAGCCGACGCTCCCATAGTTGAGAGGATATCAACTCCACGCTGTGCATTGACGGCAGCGGAATATTTAGCCTTTGAGCTTAACATGCATATACTGGTTATCATGACGGATATGACAAGCTACTGCGAAGCCTTAAGGGAATTGTCCTCCTCCAGGGAGGAAGTTCCAAGCAGGAAGGGCTATCCCGGATACCTTTATTCCGACCTCGCCAGCCTTTATGAAAGGGCAGGTATGATGAAGGGGAAAAAAGGCTCCATCACACAAATCCCCATACTGACCATGCCCAGCGATGATATAACCCATCCGGTGCCCGACTTAACAGGCTATATAACCGAAGGGCAGATAGTTTTGAGCCGTGATATATTCCAGAAAAATATTTATCCGCCTATAAATGTCCTGCCTTCATTGTCAAGGCTTATGAAGGATGGAATAGGAGAAGGCTATACGAGGGAAGATCATGCGGAGCTTGCCAATCAGGTTTTTTCCGCTTATTCCCACGTTCAGGACGTGGTATCCTTGGCTCAGGTAATAGGCGAAGATGAATTATCCGAAACGGATAAAAAATATATGGAATTCGGCCGGCAATTTGAAGAGAAATTTGTAAAGCAGGCCTTTGATGAAAATCGCAATATTTTTGAAACACTGGATTTGGCATGGGAAATCCTTTCCATACTTCCTAAAGAGGAACTGGATCGCTTAAGCCCTGAAATGATTGAAAAATACTTTAAGGGGTGATTAAATGGCTGTTAATATTGCTCCTACAAAATCAAATCTAATGAGCGCCAATTCTTCCCTGGAGTTTTCAAAAAAAGGCTTTGAGCTTTTAGATAAAAAAAGAAATGTGCTTATACGTGAAATGATGGGATTAATAGGAAGAGCTAAGGATATACAGGACAGGATAAACTCCACCTTCACTGAGGCCTATGAAGCCTTGGAAGTTGCCAACATGACAGAGGGCATAAGCACCGTGGAGAGCATAGCCATGTCCGTTGATGAAACAGAGGATTATGAGGTTCTTTTAAGAAGCGTAATGGGAGTGGAAATACCCTCAATAAAATTTGACAAGGAAAACCCCCAGCCCTCCTATAGTTTTTACAGAACCAACAACGCATTGGATATTGCCGTCATAAAATTTCATGAAGTGAAATATTTGATATATGAGCTGGCGGAAGTTGAGAATTCGGTATACAGGCTGGCCATGGAAGTAAAAAAGACGCAAAAAAGGACTAATGCATTGCAGAATATTCAAATCCCCAAATTCATGGAGATTGTCAAATATATACAGGATGTACTGGAAGAGAAAGAAAGGGAGGATTTCTTCAGATTAAAGATGGTTAAAAAGAAGAGCGCCCGGAAAAAATGATGTAACATGCTGTCTATATTTGCATACTCTGTAATAGGAAGACTAAGGGGGTGAAATTTAATGAGATTGGATGATTATTTAGTAAACAGCATGGCAAATAACGGGAACGTCCAGCAAGCAGGAGCTGCAGGTTCAAACTGCTGTACCACAAATAATGATGTTCTCGGTGCTAATATAGGGGGCCTAGGCGCTGATTGCTGCCCTACAAACGGTAATGGAAATGGTGTTTTAGGTGTCAGTGCCGGTAACGGAGTAAGAACCATAGAGGTTCCCGAGGTTTTGGGAATCGGAGACGGCAGGGCATTTGTAGAGGTTTGCATACCCGTTGTTCCGCCGGGATTTTCTATATTATTCGACCTCATAGAAAGAAGACTTGTTTTTGACGCATTAGTTGCTGCAAGAGGCAAGGTTTTTATAAATGGAAGGCTTATAAAGAAAATACCCTTTGAGGTATGTGACAGATCTGTTATACCCACAAGCGGCAATATTTCAAGAATAACCTTGAGTAATTTAAGGGCTATTACTGTAGAAGTGCCCTTTGCAATGTGCATAGATTTGCCTGAATCAATAAGGGGAGCAAGAGTTGTCGTATTAAATACCAACGTAGATTCAGTTGAATTACCTAACCTTCGATGCCCTGAACTGGCATGTATAAGGTCCATCGTTGAAAAAGACTGTATAGATGTACAGGTAAAGGTTGAAAGAGACGTAATAATAAACGTGCCTACCACCGGCACCGGCAACGGAACGTTTTAACCAGGTTGGGGACACTTTAGTTTAAGGAAAGGGGACACTTCTAAAGAAATGTCCCCAACTTAGGTCCCCTTACCTCTATAAAAAATGGAAAGCCTTCGGCCTTCCATTTTTAGTTTACCGCTCTTTTTCTATTTCCTTCATTGCGTTAACGGTGTATCCGATATCTTCCATGGTATTGAAATAGCCTATGCTGAATCTTACAGACCCTAAAGGGTAGGTTCCGATGGTCCTATGACCGTAAGGGGTGCAGTGAAGCCCAGACCTTACCATTATCCCATATTTGTTGTCAAGATTAAAGGCTATGTCCGATGGGTCCATGTCCTTTATGTTCACCGCCAGAGTGTTGGTCTGCTTGTTATAATCCATAGGACCGTATATGCACATGCCCTCAATTTCCGATAAACCTTCATAAAGAGCCTTTAAAAGCATGTTTTCATGCTTTCTTATGTTGTCCATGCCAATGTTAAAAATAAATTCAATACCTGCCTTCAAGCCCGCAATTCCTGCGGTGTTTAATGTTCCGCTCTCGAATTTATCCGGAAGGAAATCCGGCTGCGTATCTATATGGGAACGGCTTCCGGTGCCTCCCGAAAATATGGGAGATGTAGTTTCGTTTGCCCGTTCATTAATTATAAATCCTCCTGTGCCCTGAGGGCCTAACAAGCCTTTGTGTCCTGTAAAAGCCAGGATGTCTATATTGCATTTTTTCATATCTATATCAATAGTTCCTGCTGTCTGGGCGCTGTCAACTATAAAGTATAAATCATATTTTGTGCATATATGTCCCACCTCTTCAATAGGAAGAATGGTACCGGTAAGATTTGAAGCGTGAGTCATAACAACAGCTTTTGTATCTTTTATTATGGCTTCTTCAATATCTTTAACATCCAAAGTGCCGTCAGCTTTACAATTTACTATGCTGAGGGATATAAGCCCCATGTCTTCAAGGGAGCGGAGAGGGCGAATGACGCTGTTGTGCTCCATGGAGGTTGTGATTATATGCCAGCCTTTTTTAAACATGCCCCTCATAGCCATGTTCAAAGAAGCTGTTATATTTTGAGTAAAAACTACATTGTCGGGTCCCGGTCCCTTAAATAAACTGTTTATGAGCCTTCTGGTTTCCAATACAAGTCTTCCGGATTGCAGTGAAAGCTCATAACCTCCACGGCCGGGATTTGCGCCTGAATTTGTCATGAAATCCACCATGGAATCCACCACGGAGGAAGGCTTGGGATATGTAGTTGCCGCATTATCCAAATAAACTTTTTTCAAGGACTGTTCCTCCACTAAATTTAAAAATGAAAGTTTATAACTTCTATTATATTATACTGTTTTACATATAAAAAATAAACATTCAGGTATTTTGACATTTATGTCAGATTATAGAGATAATTGACCGAATAGGGAAACTATGGTATTATTTATGATAGAATTAATAATAAGTTTATATAAATTTAAAAAAATATTAAAATATTTACTACTGTGTTTTGTAGCAGAAGGCCATTGACCATCTGCCTATTTTCTATTTATTTCATCAAAAAAATATGTTAATATAAGAATTATGGAAAAATGTGCAAGAGCTGATAATATAGGCTGCATGCGGGTAATTTCAATAATTTTGATTAAGGGAGTGTTATTGTGAAGGAAAAGAAATCTTTGCTTGAAAAGTTTGGACTTGTCGAAAAAGTAGAAGTACAGGATACCCCCGATATAAAGGAAGAAGATCAGGAACTTATGGCAGCAGTGGAGAAGATGAAATTGGTCAAGGAACAACAGAGCACAGCAAGGACTACGGTTATATCTCAATCCCAGGGAGAAAATGAAGACCCGACAAATGCAATGAAAAGTAAAAAGCTTTACAGGGCGGAAGATATATATAAAAGCTACAACATCAAAACTCAGGGAATTAATTCCTTATTTATAATAGAAAGCTTTTTAAAAGCATTGCCGGATTATCTTCCTATAGATGTTAAAAGAGAATCCATGCTAAATATCGTTATGTCCTCAGGTGTGAGCGTAGAGAGCCTTATGGCGGACGGTAATGATAAATTAAGATGCATGAAGGAGTTTTCTGAGTCCTTTACCAGAGATACTAACGATACCGTATTGAGCTGTGAAAACGAAATAAGAAAACTGAATGAAAAGATAAGCAATTATAAAAAAGCAATAGATGCCATGAAAAAGCTCCAGGAAGAACAAGGAGCAATAGTAAGATACGAAACCGAGAGAATAAACAACATATTGCATTTTATGAACCCTAATCTATAATTGGACAAGTTATTGGCAATTTGTGCGGCACAGAGGTGAGATTTCATGTACAAATACAGGCTTACAAGGCGAGGAAAGATTGTCTTTACAGTCCTGGCTGTCATTATATTCTCAGCCACCAGCGCGCTGGCTATGGGAATGATGAATAATTCAGCGGATAATAAAATTACGGAAAACAAACCTATAAATACATACAGCACATCAGGAGATTCTAAAGAAATTTTTGTCAGTGATGAAACCTCCGGCAAAACAAGTACCAAAGTTTTTGCTAATATTTCGGATGCCGATTTAGAATATGGCACAAATGTGGATAACAGCGGCCAATTGGTTAATTTTATAAATGCGGATGCCGCACAGGCAGCGGAAATAGAAGATGATATATTAAGGATAGACGTGGAAAATGCTCTTTTAAATGACGGAAAGAAGGTAGTCTTTCTGACCTTTGATGACGGGCCGTCAAACAATATCACTCCTCAGATTCTTAAAATTTTGGATGAATATGATGTTCATGCTACTTTTTTTGTATTGGGCTTCCTTGGTGTTAAAAACACAGAGGTTTTAAAGGGCATCAAAGATGCGGGACATGCTATTGGCGTTCATACGTATTCACATAATTACAAAAAGGTGTATGCAGACGAAAAAAGCTTCAGAGATGAAGTTGATATGTCAGAGGATGTTTTAAAGGAAGTGCTGGGAGAAGACTTTAAAACCAGATTGTTCAGATTTCCCGGCGGCTCTTTCGAGCCAAAGAAAAAAACCTTTATGAAAGTACTGGATGAATATGGATATGTTTCTATCGACTGGAATACCATAACGGGAGACGGAGAATCCTCCTCCATAGGACCTCAGAGACAATTGCAAAGGCTTATTGATACATCAGAGAACAGAGAGGATATAATAATCCTCATGCATGATTCAGCTACAAAGCAGACAACGGCAGATGCACTGCCCGGAATTATAGAATACCTTAAATCAAAGGATTATGAATTTGCCATCCTTAAATAAAATTCTTAAATACATTGTAGTAAATCCATAAATGCTATATTATTGAATGAAGAGAACAATGTATCGGAGGAATTCATATGCATGGAAATGATAAAATAGAAGCTTCAGATAAAAATTCATTTTATAGGGAGCTTCTTTTACAATTTGAGGGATTAATGTCAGATGAAAAGGACTGGCTGGCGTCTCTTTCCAATACTTCTGCCCTTCTTTACCAAAACCTTCCACATGTAAACTGGGCAGGTTTTTATTTATACAAGGAAGGAATGCTTGTCTTAGGGCCTTTCCAGGGGAAAGTTGCCTGTACCAGAATAGAAATGGGAAAAGGCGTCTGTGGTACCGCCGCAAGGGAAAAAGAAACCTGCAGGGTATTGGATGTTCATAAATTTCCCGGCCATATAGCCTGTGACAGCGCTTCAAACTCAGAAATCGTAGTGCCTATAATAAAAAATGATGCAGTTGTGGGGGTACTGGACATAGACAGCCCAAGTCTGGAAAGATTTGATGAAACAGACCAACTCTATCTTGAAAATATAGTAAAAAAGCTGGAAGAATACATAGACTGGTCAAAGATAAGCTAATCTTACAAAGGGCATAAGCATATGGAAAAGTATACCGTTGCTTTAAGATATATAGGACGATACTTGACTTTACCTTCTATGATAAAATAAATCACAAAAGGTAGTTAGAATAAGCTAGCTACCTTTTGTGATTTATTTTACACCTTAACTTGATAAAAGTTCAAGTGAGAGGAGGAAATTTTCATGTATGAACACAGATTCAATTGCCTTATGTGTATGATGCCTTGGAGCCTAACATTGATGCCCTCACCACCAATTGTGGTTGGCGTCATTTTTATGAAGTCTGATCTAAAAGATGTTGCCTATATTCCATTAATCCTGTTCCGCATGCAGGATCTCTCATC includes:
- a CDS encoding V-type ATP synthase subunit F; the protein is MKAYLLSDNIDTQVGMRLVGIKGSIIHGREEVLKELNRVLNEKDIGIILITEKLSALINDEIKKIKLNTRTPLIVEIPDRHGTKRAKDSITRHVKESIGLKI
- a CDS encoding V-type ATP synthase subunit E, producing the protein MTTVEDKLKLFAKIIFEKVEKESALRVTESTKEYDLKLEQEKQNILKESDMLITQLKKRAETKKNQIISKANIEMQHELLKKRKELYDRVVEDIKILADKFTKSAEYPDFLEKSIKNCLSQIDAEEITIVFSQYDLENNMDLINKAVKRYKNLGMTAVIEATNKAIIGGCICEDRSRTKRVDCSMLSIIEDNRTVIGKALVDNLN
- a CDS encoding V-type ATP synthase subunit A, giving the protein MEEVIGVVSYINGPVIKAKNMSAFKMREMVMVGKNKLIGEIISLDGDDATVQVYEETSGLKVGEEIVSTLKPLSLKLGPGIIGSIFDGIERPLEKINGIMEGFIPEGIGLISIDTEKLWEVTLNIKKGDFLMQGMIYGEVNETPLVIHRLMVPPGVSGTVMDLKEKGKYNIETPLVKLETGMGETVELKMYQEWPVRSPRPIQSRKPIEKPLITGQRVLDTFFPLAKGGTAAIPGGFGTGKTMTQHQLAKWSDADIIVYIGCGERGNEMTEVLEDFPKLVDPKSGRPLMDRTVLIANTSNMPVAAREASIYTGITIAEYYRDMGYHVAIMADSTSRWAEALREISGRLEEMPAEEGYPAYLPSRLAEFYERAGYVTNLNGLEGSVTIIGAVSPAGGDFSEPVTENTKRFVSSFLGLDKKLAYARHYPAINWLSSYSGYITILSDWYGENIAPDMLELRAKMLKILFEENKLQEIVKLVGEDVLPDDQRLILEISKILKVGFLQQNAFHKDDTYVPLMKQYLMLKTIDLLYERGNGAVKLGVPISVVKNDSLYSDIIKIKYSIPNDQLDMFDGVSRQIKDFYDSLESQYS
- a CDS encoding V-type ATP synthase subunit B, which produces MKSEYLLLDKVEGPLIVLSGVKNAAYDEIVEINTNGKKRKGKVVQLHDDKVIIQVFENTTGISTHNSSVNFTGRLLEIPLSKDILGRIFNGIGEPMDNAGEIFSEKYYNINGRPINPVARQYPRNYIQTGISSIDSLTTLIRGQKLPIFSGNGMPHNELAAQIIRQAKLSEDSNEEFAIVFAAMGVKHDDADFFINSFEQAGVLNKVAMYINLADAPIVERISTPRCALTAAEYLAFELNMHILVIMTDMTSYCEALRELSSSREEVPSRKGYPGYLYSDLASLYERAGMMKGKKGSITQIPILTMPSDDITHPVPDLTGYITEGQIVLSRDIFQKNIYPPINVLPSLSRLMKDGIGEGYTREDHAELANQVFSAYSHVQDVVSLAQVIGEDELSETDKKYMEFGRQFEEKFVKQAFDENRNIFETLDLAWEILSILPKEELDRLSPEMIEKYFKG
- a CDS encoding V-type ATP synthase subunit D; translation: MAVNIAPTKSNLMSANSSLEFSKKGFELLDKKRNVLIREMMGLIGRAKDIQDRINSTFTEAYEALEVANMTEGISTVESIAMSVDETEDYEVLLRSVMGVEIPSIKFDKENPQPSYSFYRTNNALDIAVIKFHEVKYLIYELAEVENSVYRLAMEVKKTQKRTNALQNIQIPKFMEIVKYIQDVLEEKEREDFFRLKMVKKKSARKK
- a CDS encoding aminotransferase class V-fold PLP-dependent enzyme: MKKVYLDNAATTYPKPSSVVDSMVDFMTNSGANPGRGGYELSLQSGRLVLETRRLINSLFKGPGPDNVVFTQNITASLNMAMRGMFKKGWHIITTSMEHNSVIRPLRSLEDMGLISLSIVNCKADGTLDVKDIEEAIIKDTKAVVMTHASNLTGTILPIEEVGHICTKYDLYFIVDSAQTAGTIDIDMKKCNIDILAFTGHKGLLGPQGTGGFIINERANETTSPIFSGGTGSRSHIDTQPDFLPDKFESGTLNTAGIAGLKAGIEFIFNIGMDNIRKHENMLLKALYEGLSEIEGMCIYGPMDYNKQTNTLAVNIKDMDPSDIAFNLDNKYGIMVRSGLHCTPYGHRTIGTYPLGSVRFSIGYFNTMEDIGYTVNAMKEIEKER
- a CDS encoding polysaccharide deacetylase family protein: MYKYRLTRRGKIVFTVLAVIIFSATSALAMGMMNNSADNKITENKPINTYSTSGDSKEIFVSDETSGKTSTKVFANISDADLEYGTNVDNSGQLVNFINADAAQAAEIEDDILRIDVENALLNDGKKVVFLTFDDGPSNNITPQILKILDEYDVHATFFVLGFLGVKNTEVLKGIKDAGHAIGVHTYSHNYKKVYADEKSFRDEVDMSEDVLKEVLGEDFKTRLFRFPGGSFEPKKKTFMKVLDEYGYVSIDWNTITGDGESSSIGPQRQLQRLIDTSENREDIIILMHDSATKQTTADALPGIIEYLKSKDYEFAILK
- a CDS encoding GAF domain-containing protein, which produces MHGNDKIEASDKNSFYRELLLQFEGLMSDEKDWLASLSNTSALLYQNLPHVNWAGFYLYKEGMLVLGPFQGKVACTRIEMGKGVCGTAAREKETCRVLDVHKFPGHIACDSASNSEIVVPIIKNDAVVGVLDIDSPSLERFDETDQLYLENIVKKLEEYIDWSKIS